A DNA window from Aureibaculum sp. 2308TA14-22 contains the following coding sequences:
- a CDS encoding 2TM domain-containing protein — MSEIKKTIGVGFIIGVLIMAVFMVYRVLSGHTINFDKNLLIAFGYYQMYSIVLTFVNSYFFDYLNKIEWKKYGKYRMLIGSIGGMLLTMVAIVFLRMFQEMAIEGEGFNEFYTEELNNGTFYFTSIIITVVASIFFHAVYFYQKSQKEKVTEQKIIAGTASAQFDALKNQLDPHFLFNSLNVLTSLIDENPDAAQDFTTALSKVYRYVLEQKNKELINVDEELQFAKTYVSLLKMRFEDSIIFSIPEKASNPEAKVVPLALQLLLENAVKHNVVNSKNPLTIKIYELNGHLVVENNLQTKEVLKKSSGVGLSNIQQRYGLVTDRRVSINKSAGSFIVKLPMLTKQISVMQTQENYIEDKRYLKAKEKVEKMKGFYANVISYIIVIPFLAFLNYKTTSFPWVIFPVLGWGFGLVMHGMEAYGYNPLLGKDWEERKIREFMDKE, encoded by the coding sequence ATGTCTGAAATCAAAAAAACAATTGGAGTTGGTTTTATTATTGGTGTTCTTATAATGGCTGTTTTTATGGTTTACCGAGTACTTTCTGGTCATACAATCAACTTTGATAAGAATTTATTGATTGCTTTTGGATATTACCAAATGTATTCTATCGTATTGACTTTTGTAAATTCCTATTTCTTTGACTATTTAAATAAAATTGAATGGAAAAAGTACGGAAAATACAGAATGTTGATAGGTAGTATTGGTGGTATGCTGTTGACCATGGTGGCAATTGTTTTTCTCAGGATGTTTCAGGAAATGGCTATTGAGGGTGAGGGATTTAACGAATTCTACACAGAAGAGTTAAACAATGGCACGTTTTATTTTACTTCAATTATTATTACTGTTGTTGCAAGTATTTTTTTTCATGCAGTTTATTTTTATCAAAAATCTCAAAAAGAAAAGGTTACCGAACAAAAAATTATTGCAGGTACGGCATCTGCACAATTTGATGCATTAAAAAATCAGTTAGATCCACATTTTTTGTTTAATAGTTTAAATGTGCTTACCAGCTTAATAGATGAGAATCCTGATGCGGCACAAGATTTTACTACTGCGTTGTCAAAAGTATATCGTTATGTATTGGAGCAAAAAAACAAAGAATTAATAAACGTTGATGAGGAGCTTCAATTTGCCAAAACCTATGTTAGTTTATTAAAAATGCGTTTTGAGGATAGTATAATTTTCAGTATTCCAGAAAAGGCAAGTAATCCTGAGGCTAAAGTAGTGCCATTAGCATTACAATTGTTATTAGAAAATGCCGTAAAGCACAATGTGGTAAATAGTAAAAATCCGCTTACTATAAAAATCTACGAACTAAATGGACATTTAGTTGTGGAAAACAATTTACAAACCAAAGAAGTACTAAAAAAGAGTAGTGGTGTTGGGCTTTCTAACATTCAACAACGCTATGGTTTGGTTACTGATCGAAGAGTATCTATTAATAAATCGGCTGGGTCGTTTATAGTAAAATTACCCATGCTAACAAAACAAATTTCAGTTATGCAAACACAAGAAAATTATATAGAAGATAAAAGATATTTAAAAGCCAAAGAAAAGGTAGAAAAGATGAAGGGGTTTTACGCCAATGTTATTTCATATATTATAGTAATTCCTTTCTTGGCTTTTTTAAATTATAAAACGACAAGTTTTCCTTGGGTAATTTTTCCAGTCTTAGGTTGGGGGTTCGGACTGGTCATGCACGGTATGGAGGCCTACGGTTATAACCCGTTATTAGGAAAAGATTGGGAAGAGCGTAAGATAAGGGAGTTTATGGATAAAGAGTAA
- a CDS encoding S9 family peptidase — translation MKKIVLPLLAVAVILISCKKEKIEDKKSIADNLKSYTIEQIMDNESIFGGSFSPDNSKLLVTSNRSGIFNMYTVPTVGGDYEALTKSDSSSVFGISYFPNDERILFRMDNNGDEVYHIYLRDTIGNYKELTPDKGARASFYGWSHDGNSFFYGYNKRDARLTDIYEMDINTLKPKLIYKNDDAYAFGGISNDKRYMALSKAITTNDSDLFIYSFGDNSLTKVNKKQSANSASDFTPDSKSLLYTTDDGSEFAYLMKYAIDDGSHEKVMEKDWDIWGSFFTHDGKYQITSVNNDAKTDVEVVEVATGNKVDFPTFEAGDVSNISFSRDGTKARFYVAGSNTPSNLYAYDMASKEYTKLSDVLNKDINPDDMVTAEVIRYKSFDDLEIPAIYYKPHQASAENKVPALVWVHGGPGGQSRQNFSALIQYLVNHGYAVLAVNNRGSSGYGKTFFQMDDLNHGEKDLQDCVEGKNWLAQQPEINGDRIGIIGGSYGGFMTMAALTFKPEEFDVGVNIFGVTNWIRTVRSIPPWWESFKEALYKEIGDPYSADSVRLKKISPLFHTENVTKPLMVLQGAKDPRVLQVESDEIVAGVRKNGVPVEYVLFEDEGHGFVKKENQIEAYGKILTFLDTYLGQDEPIKE, via the coding sequence ATGAAAAAAATAGTTCTACCCTTGCTTGCAGTTGCTGTCATTTTAATTTCTTGTAAAAAAGAAAAAATTGAAGATAAAAAAAGCATAGCGGACAATCTAAAATCTTATACCATAGAGCAGATTATGGATAATGAATCCATTTTTGGTGGTAGCTTTTCTCCTGATAATTCCAAATTATTGGTCACCAGTAATCGATCAGGTATATTTAACATGTACACCGTTCCAACAGTAGGTGGTGATTATGAAGCATTGACCAAATCCGATAGCTCATCTGTTTTCGGAATATCTTACTTCCCCAACGATGAACGCATACTTTTTAGAATGGATAACAATGGAGATGAAGTGTATCATATTTATTTACGAGATACTATCGGTAATTATAAAGAACTAACGCCTGACAAGGGTGCTAGAGCTTCTTTTTATGGCTGGTCACATGATGGAAATAGTTTTTTCTACGGTTATAACAAACGTGATGCCCGTTTAACTGACATTTACGAAATGGACATTAACACGTTAAAACCTAAACTTATTTATAAAAATGATGATGCCTACGCTTTTGGTGGAATTTCCAATGATAAAAGATATATGGCCCTTAGCAAAGCTATTACGACCAATGATAGTGATTTGTTTATTTATTCTTTTGGTGATAATTCATTAACCAAAGTAAATAAAAAACAATCTGCTAACTCAGCTTCAGATTTTACACCAGATAGTAAATCCCTTTTATATACAACGGATGATGGCAGTGAGTTTGCCTATTTAATGAAATATGCTATTGATGATGGCTCACATGAAAAAGTAATGGAAAAAGATTGGGATATTTGGGGTAGTTTCTTTACACATGACGGTAAATATCAAATTACGTCTGTTAACAATGATGCAAAAACAGATGTTGAAGTTGTTGAAGTAGCCACAGGTAATAAAGTCGATTTTCCAACTTTTGAAGCTGGAGATGTCAGCAATATAAGTTTTTCAAGAGATGGTACTAAAGCCCGTTTTTATGTAGCTGGTTCAAATACGCCATCTAATTTATATGCATATGACATGGCTTCAAAAGAATATACTAAACTTTCTGATGTTTTAAATAAGGATATTAATCCTGATGATATGGTTACTGCAGAAGTGATACGCTATAAATCTTTTGACGATTTGGAAATCCCTGCCATATATTACAAACCCCATCAAGCTTCTGCCGAAAATAAAGTACCCGCTTTGGTATGGGTACATGGTGGACCAGGAGGGCAATCGCGTCAAAATTTCTCTGCACTTATTCAATATTTAGTCAATCATGGGTATGCGGTTTTGGCAGTAAACAATAGAGGAAGCAGCGGTTATGGAAAAACATTTTTTCAAATGGACGATTTAAATCACGGTGAAAAAGATTTACAAGATTGTGTTGAAGGTAAAAACTGGCTAGCACAGCAGCCCGAAATTAATGGTGATAGAATTGGTATTATAGGTGGCTCTTATGGGGGTTTTATGACTATGGCAGCATTAACGTTTAAACCCGAAGAATTCGACGTCGGTGTAAATATTTTTGGTGTTACCAATTGGATTAGAACCGTTAGAAGTATCCCGCCATGGTGGGAATCATTTAAGGAAGCATTGTACAAAGAAATTGGCGACCCATATTCTGCTGATTCTGTACGTTTAAAGAAGATTTCACCGCTATTTCATACCGAAAATGTTACAAAGCCTTTAATGGTCTTGCAAGGTGCAAAAGATCCAAGGGTATTACAAGTGGAGTCTGATGAGATTGTTGCAGGAGTACGAAAAAATGGAGTTCCAGTTGAATATGTATTATTTGAAGATGAAGGTCATGGTTTTGTAAAAAAAGAAAATCAGATTGAAGCTTATGGTAAAATTTTGACTTTTTTAGATACTTATTTAGGTCAAGATGAACCTATAAAAGAGTGA
- a CDS encoding 2TM domain-containing protein, with protein MENFDKENKYIKAKERVEVIKKFYNNLLSYIIFIGFLAGLNYYLDGWNHPWFLWAAFGWGIGVFFHALKAFNWNPFFGKDWEERKVKEYMNQEDKGYKKTQHWE; from the coding sequence ATGGAAAATTTCGACAAAGAAAACAAATACATAAAGGCAAAAGAACGTGTAGAAGTAATTAAGAAATTTTATAACAATTTATTATCCTATATAATATTTATAGGCTTTTTAGCCGGATTGAATTATTACCTTGATGGATGGAATCACCCTTGGTTTTTATGGGCAGCATTTGGATGGGGGATTGGCGTGTTCTTCCATGCTTTAAAAGCATTTAATTGGAATCCTTTTTTTGGTAAAGATTGGGAAGAGCGTAAAGTAAAAGAATATATGAATCAAGAAGATAAAGGCTATAAAAAGACGCAGCATTGGGAGTAG
- a CDS encoding homoserine kinase, translating into MNSIKIFAPATVANVSCGFDALGFAINAVGDEMILSKTEKKGVTISKIEGAYLTFDSHKNAAGAVVWAMLDNIQPDFGIDIQLFKKVKPGSGLGSSASSSAGAAFAMNQLLGNPFSNLELTQFARLGEKAACGSPIADNVAAVIYGGFILVKSYEPLEIVKLPVPDELWVTAIHPQIEIKTEDARNVLSPTVTVSNAVKQSANLAGLISGLYTNNYQLISRSLVDVIAEPYRKKLIPHFDKVKQDGLKSGALGIGISGSGPTLFALCKGEEIANKVAKSMQKVYQNTAIDFNIYTSQVNLNGVEVLS; encoded by the coding sequence ATGAATTCGATAAAAATATTTGCTCCTGCCACTGTGGCCAATGTCTCTTGTGGTTTTGACGCCTTGGGCTTTGCTATCAACGCTGTTGGTGACGAAATGATACTTTCAAAAACAGAAAAAAAAGGGGTCACCATAAGTAAAATTGAAGGTGCATATCTTACTTTTGACAGCCATAAAAATGCCGCTGGTGCTGTTGTTTGGGCTATGCTAGATAATATTCAACCCGATTTTGGAATTGACATTCAACTCTTTAAAAAAGTAAAACCTGGAAGTGGATTGGGCAGTAGTGCATCTAGTTCAGCAGGTGCCGCTTTTGCAATGAACCAATTATTAGGGAATCCGTTCTCAAATCTTGAATTGACACAATTTGCACGATTAGGTGAAAAAGCAGCTTGTGGTTCGCCTATTGCTGATAATGTTGCCGCGGTAATTTATGGAGGGTTCATCCTTGTAAAAAGTTATGAGCCTTTAGAAATTGTAAAATTGCCCGTACCAGATGAGTTGTGGGTAACGGCTATCCATCCGCAAATAGAAATAAAAACCGAAGATGCCCGTAACGTTTTAAGCCCAACGGTAACCGTTTCTAATGCCGTTAAACAAAGTGCAAATTTGGCAGGTTTAATTAGTGGACTCTACACAAATAATTACCAATTAATTAGTCGTTCTTTAGTGGATGTAATTGCCGAACCCTATCGTAAAAAGTTAATTCCCCATTTTGATAAGGTCAAACAAGATGGATTAAAATCTGGTGCCCTGGGAATAGGAATTTCTGGCTCTGGCCCTACGCTATTTGCATTGTGCAAGGGAGAAGAAATAGCCAATAAAGTAGCCAAATCAATGCAGAAGGTTTATCAAAATACTGCTATTGATTTTAATATTTATACTTCGCAAGTTAATTTAAATGGAGTTGAAGTTTTAAGTTAA
- a CDS encoding DUF2141 domain-containing protein: MSLRKLSFVFFVMSSLVSWSQSTHKLTVTFEGLASDKGKLFVAVYNHKDNFLKAPFKGEIIAIKSGKAQVQFADLPKGIYAVSSFHDENDNGKLDTNWVGIPKEPNACSNNATGSFGPPKFKDAKFILEKKEITITINYKD; this comes from the coding sequence ATGTCTTTAAGAAAATTAAGTTTTGTGTTTTTTGTAATGAGTTCGCTAGTTTCATGGTCGCAATCAACCCATAAGTTGACGGTAACTTTTGAAGGCTTAGCTTCAGATAAGGGTAAATTATTTGTAGCCGTTTACAATCACAAAGACAATTTTCTTAAAGCACCATTTAAAGGAGAAATAATAGCGATTAAAAGTGGTAAGGCTCAAGTACAATTTGCAGATTTACCAAAAGGAATTTATGCCGTTTCTTCTTTTCATGATGAAAATGACAATGGTAAGTTAGATACCAATTGGGTTGGTATACCTAAAGAACCTAATGCTTGCAGTAATAATGCTACTGGAAGTTTTGGTCCGCCAAAATTTAAAGATGCCAAATTCATTTTAGAAAAAAAGGAAATAACAATCACTATTAATTATAAAGATTAA
- a CDS encoding 2TM domain-containing protein has translation MKIRNSMSKYESALKHVRELKEFYQHLAVYIIFLIAWLIFKNQIIEFIIEKTPDIEYGFLHWLKINIALVPILWGVGILIQFLYISRFKLSVFKKWEEKKIKEIIEKDQI, from the coding sequence ATGAAAATACGAAATAGCATGAGCAAATACGAAAGTGCTTTAAAGCATGTGAGAGAATTAAAAGAGTTCTACCAACATTTAGCGGTTTATATTATTTTTTTAATTGCTTGGTTAATTTTTAAAAATCAAATTATTGAATTTATTATAGAAAAAACACCAGATATTGAGTATGGATTTTTGCACTGGTTGAAAATAAATATTGCCTTAGTTCCCATTTTATGGGGTGTAGGAATTCTAATTCAGTTTTTATATATCAGTCGGTTTAAATTGTCAGTTTTTAAAAAATGGGAAGAAAAGAAAATTAAAGAAATCATAGAAAAAGATCAAATTTGA
- a CDS encoding aminopeptidase P N-terminal domain-containing protein: MKYLIRSLIIVFFVQFGFSQNDLLPTDYLPKEFHKDRREALRKKMPPNSIAVFFANPVRNRANDVDFIYHQDPNFYYLTGYKEPHAVLLIFSEPQKEGESTFNEVLYVQERDPRAEQWNGKRLGIEGAKERLGFKKVYNGSDFSTSTYDFKKFDKVLIFDFHDDYRNSGQNKADLFDLVQQFKAKANYDKSLLPNQAKKRVYQLIKATEIENSANVAQNLGRYMDFYPELKEDELLKGYQAAETNELRKEFRQKISLKLEAPPKTNIDVNSLGTIMGTLREVKLPEELKLLKKAVEISAMGQREIMKAMHPNMSETEIQGVHEFVYKKYGAEYEGYPSIVGGGHNGCILHYIDNNKTKVGNDLVLMDLGAEYHGYTADVTRTIPANGKFSPEQRAIYDLVYKAQEAGIAKVVVDTTFAASHKITRQIINEGLFKLGIIKSIDEKHNYYPHGSTHHIGLDVHDPGNYGKFEANMVVTVEPGIYIPENSPCDKKWWGIAVRIEDDILATENGPVNLSEAAPRKAEEIEKLMKETSVLNSFELPKLDE, encoded by the coding sequence ATGAAATATCTTATTAGAAGTTTAATTATTGTATTTTTTGTTCAATTCGGTTTTAGTCAAAATGACTTATTACCAACCGATTATTTACCCAAAGAGTTCCATAAGGATAGAAGAGAGGCTCTTAGAAAGAAAATGCCTCCGAATAGTATAGCCGTATTTTTTGCCAACCCCGTAAGGAATAGAGCTAACGATGTAGACTTTATCTATCATCAGGACCCCAATTTTTATTATTTAACAGGTTATAAAGAGCCACATGCTGTTTTGTTAATTTTTTCAGAGCCACAAAAAGAGGGTGAATCTACTTTTAACGAAGTATTGTATGTGCAAGAAAGAGACCCTAGAGCAGAGCAATGGAACGGGAAACGACTTGGGATAGAAGGTGCAAAAGAAAGATTAGGATTTAAAAAAGTGTATAATGGTAGTGATTTCAGTACTTCTACTTATGATTTTAAAAAATTTGATAAAGTTTTGATTTTCGATTTTCATGATGATTACAGAAATTCGGGACAAAACAAAGCAGACTTGTTTGATTTAGTACAACAATTCAAAGCAAAGGCTAATTATGATAAAAGTTTATTACCTAATCAAGCCAAAAAGAGGGTTTATCAACTTATTAAAGCTACTGAAATAGAAAATAGTGCCAATGTAGCTCAAAACTTAGGTAGGTATATGGATTTTTATCCCGAATTAAAGGAAGATGAATTACTTAAAGGATACCAAGCAGCTGAAACCAATGAGCTAAGGAAAGAGTTTAGACAAAAAATAAGTTTAAAATTAGAAGCACCTCCAAAAACGAATATTGACGTAAATTCTTTGGGAACAATTATGGGTACATTAAGAGAGGTAAAGTTGCCCGAAGAGTTAAAATTACTAAAAAAAGCAGTTGAAATTTCCGCAATGGGGCAACGCGAAATTATGAAAGCCATGCACCCCAACATGTCCGAAACTGAAATTCAAGGAGTGCATGAGTTTGTGTACAAAAAATACGGTGCAGAGTATGAGGGCTACCCATCCATTGTTGGTGGTGGACATAACGGTTGTATTTTGCATTATATAGACAATAATAAAACCAAAGTAGGTAACGATTTGGTATTGATGGATCTCGGTGCTGAGTATCATGGCTACACAGCTGATGTTACCAGAACAATTCCTGCCAATGGTAAATTCTCTCCTGAGCAAAGAGCTATTTACGATTTGGTCTATAAAGCACAAGAAGCTGGGATTGCTAAAGTTGTTGTAGATACAACATTTGCGGCTTCACATAAAATTACACGACAAATTATTAATGAGGGCTTGTTTAAATTGGGAATAATAAAATCAATTGATGAGAAGCATAATTATTATCCTCATGGTTCAACACACCATATTGGATTAGATGTGCACGACCCTGGAAATTATGGAAAATTTGAAGCCAATATGGTAGTAACTGTTGAGCCAGGAATTTACATTCCAGAGAATAGTCCTTGTGATAAAAAATGGTGGGGAATAGCAGTTAGAATTGAAGATGATATTTTAGCGACAGAAAATGGTCCTGTAAACTTATCGGAAGCTGCACCAAGAAAAGCCGAAGAAATTGAAAAATTAATGAAAGAAACAAGTGTATTGAATAGTTTTGAACTTCCAAAATTAGATGAGTAA
- a CDS encoding LytR/AlgR family response regulator transcription factor: MNIIIIEDEKPAARRLDRMLQKLGFTANAMLHSVEESLLWFQENTHPDLIFLDIQLSDGLSFEIFETIDINSAIIFTTAYDEYALQAFKLNSIDYLLKPIDVEDLEKAVLKFKERIPTKQKVSIDFDDIKKLLVNPLEREYKKRFTIKVGQHLKMITVDNIECFYSENKGTYIHTTDGRDYLIDLTLEQLEAELEPQTFFRTSRKFYVNINAIKDIISYTNSRLQIKLNSYQHQDIIVSRERVRDFKDWLA, from the coding sequence ATGAACATAATTATTATAGAAGACGAAAAACCAGCTGCAAGAAGGTTGGATAGAATGTTACAAAAATTAGGCTTTACAGCAAATGCAATGTTGCATTCCGTTGAAGAATCGTTACTATGGTTTCAAGAAAATACACATCCTGATCTTATTTTTCTTGACATACAATTATCGGATGGATTGTCTTTTGAAATTTTTGAAACTATTGATATTAATAGTGCTATAATTTTTACAACGGCCTATGACGAGTATGCATTACAAGCCTTTAAGCTCAACAGTATTGATTACCTGTTAAAACCGATTGATGTTGAGGACTTAGAAAAAGCGGTATTAAAATTTAAAGAAAGAATCCCCACAAAACAAAAAGTATCCATTGATTTTGACGATATAAAAAAGTTATTGGTAAATCCGTTGGAGCGTGAATATAAAAAACGATTTACCATAAAAGTTGGCCAACATTTAAAAATGATTACTGTTGATAATATAGAATGTTTTTACAGCGAAAACAAAGGTACTTATATCCATACTACAGATGGAAGAGATTACCTTATAGACTTGACCCTAGAGCAATTGGAGGCTGAATTAGAACCACAAACGTTTTTTAGAACCAGTAGAAAGTTCTACGTAAATATCAATGCCATAAAAGATATAATATCATATACCAACTCAAGACTTCAGATTAAATTGAATTCCTATCAACATCAAGACATCATTGTGAGCAGAGAACGGGTAAGGGATTTTAAAGATTGGTTGGCGTAA
- the thrA gene encoding bifunctional aspartate kinase/homoserine dehydrogenase I, which translates to MKVLKFGGTSVGSSKNIKKIIEIIASNKDEKQIIVVSAFAKVTNLLLEAAQLASIKKATYTSVIEEIRLIHNQIISELFTNKDKNECLKFVNQKLIDLKSVLNSISLISELSAKSEANIVSYGELLSSFIITKALQVNSIDTIRKDTRELIITNTNYTSASVIFSITSKNIQSFFNSNNVQVTILPGFIASAENGDTTVLGRGGSDYTAAIIASALDANVLEIWTDVSGMFTANPSLVNQAIPIAQISYEEAMELSHFGAKVIYPPTIYPVLKKEIPIRIKNTLKPKDEGTLISKTSYGKKNPVKGISHIDNVTLITLEGSGMVGIPGFSKRLFETLATEKINVKLITQASSEHSICIGIDDSNANLAKTAIDNTFEFEILKGKIKPLEVEKNLSIIAIVGDNMKNHQGISGKMFGTLGKNNVNIRAIAQGASEKNISAVIAAKDVKKGINSLHERFFKNNNKQLNLFITGVGNVGAKLIEQIEQQHQFLLENLNINIRIVGLSNSRQMVFDDEGLDLASWEEQLNNGEKASLSNFLQKVKILNLRNSVFVDITANSNVAEMYPEYLKNSTAVVACNKIASSANYKKYKELKELSREYNVPYLFETNVGAGLPIIDTLNNLIASGDQILNIQAVLSGSLNFIFNNFNDNTEFYDVVKQAQHEGYTEPDPRIDLSGVDVARKILILARESGYELNLNEIENNSFLTDNNNKAASVDDFYNTLKKDANHFKGLLKSAKKNNCQLKYVAELFNEKARVGLKEIPVGHPFYNLEGKDNIVMFYTKRYPEQPMIIKGAGAGADVTASGLFADIIKIANN; encoded by the coding sequence ATGAAAGTTTTAAAGTTTGGAGGAACATCAGTAGGCTCCTCAAAAAATATCAAAAAAATAATCGAAATTATTGCTTCTAATAAAGATGAAAAGCAAATTATTGTAGTTTCTGCTTTTGCAAAAGTTACCAACCTACTATTAGAAGCCGCTCAATTAGCTTCTATAAAAAAAGCGACTTATACTTCTGTAATTGAAGAAATTAGATTAATACACAATCAAATAATTTCGGAATTATTTACCAATAAGGACAAGAACGAATGTTTAAAGTTTGTAAATCAGAAATTAATTGACCTTAAATCCGTATTGAATAGTATTTCATTAATAAGTGAGCTTTCTGCTAAAAGCGAGGCAAATATTGTCAGTTATGGAGAATTATTGTCTTCATTTATAATTACAAAAGCTTTGCAGGTTAACTCAATTGACACAATTAGAAAAGACACAAGGGAATTAATAATAACCAACACCAATTATACTAGTGCATCTGTTATCTTTAGTATCACTAGCAAAAATATTCAGTCTTTTTTCAACTCAAATAATGTTCAAGTAACCATTTTACCGGGGTTTATTGCTTCAGCAGAAAATGGTGATACTACAGTATTGGGCAGAGGTGGATCTGATTATACTGCGGCTATAATAGCGTCTGCATTAGATGCTAATGTTCTTGAAATATGGACAGATGTGAGCGGAATGTTTACAGCAAATCCGTCGTTAGTAAATCAAGCAATACCCATAGCCCAAATTTCATATGAGGAAGCAATGGAATTGTCACATTTTGGAGCAAAAGTTATTTATCCACCAACTATTTATCCTGTATTAAAAAAGGAAATTCCTATTCGTATAAAGAACACGTTAAAGCCTAAAGATGAAGGTACATTGATATCAAAAACAAGCTATGGCAAAAAAAACCCAGTAAAAGGAATTAGCCATATTGATAATGTTACTTTAATTACTTTAGAGGGCTCAGGCATGGTTGGTATTCCAGGGTTTTCCAAACGATTGTTTGAAACCTTGGCAACAGAAAAAATCAATGTTAAATTAATTACTCAGGCTTCTTCTGAACATTCTATTTGTATCGGTATAGACGATAGTAATGCCAATTTAGCTAAAACTGCCATTGACAATACTTTTGAATTTGAGATTTTAAAAGGAAAAATTAAACCTTTAGAAGTTGAAAAAAACCTTTCCATAATTGCCATAGTTGGTGACAATATGAAAAACCATCAGGGAATTAGCGGCAAAATGTTTGGCACTTTAGGAAAAAACAATGTAAACATTAGAGCAATTGCCCAAGGGGCTTCCGAAAAAAACATCTCAGCTGTTATTGCCGCTAAAGATGTTAAAAAAGGTATTAATAGTTTGCACGAACGTTTTTTTAAGAATAATAATAAACAACTAAACCTATTTATCACGGGCGTTGGTAATGTCGGAGCTAAATTGATTGAACAAATCGAACAACAACATCAATTTTTATTAGAAAATTTGAATATTAATATTCGTATTGTAGGCTTATCAAATTCCAGACAAATGGTATTTGATGATGAAGGTTTAGATTTAGCTTCATGGGAAGAGCAATTAAATAACGGAGAAAAAGCGTCCTTAAGCAATTTTTTACAAAAAGTTAAAATACTAAACTTAAGAAATAGTGTTTTTGTAGATATTACCGCCAACTCCAACGTTGCTGAAATGTATCCCGAATATCTAAAAAATAGTACGGCCGTCGTTGCTTGTAATAAAATCGCCAGTTCAGCGAATTACAAAAAATATAAGGAGCTTAAAGAATTATCACGGGAATATAATGTACCCTATTTATTTGAAACCAATGTAGGTGCTGGTTTACCGATAATTGACACATTAAACAATCTGATAGCCTCTGGTGATCAAATTCTTAATATACAAGCAGTTCTATCTGGTAGTTTAAACTTTATTTTTAATAATTTTAATGATAATACTGAATTTTACGATGTGGTTAAACAAGCACAACATGAAGGTTATACCGAACCAGATCCAAGAATTGATTTAAGTGGAGTTGATGTTGCCAGAAAAATATTAATTTTAGCCAGGGAAAGTGGCTATGAGCTTAACCTAAATGAAATTGAAAATAATTCATTTTTAACGGATAATAACAATAAAGCAGCTAGTGTTGATGATTTTTACAACACACTTAAAAAGGATGCCAATCACTTTAAAGGCTTATTAAAATCGGCAAAAAAGAACAATTGTCAGCTAAAATATGTAGCAGAACTCTTTAATGAAAAGGCAAGAGTAGGTTTAAAAGAAATTCCTGTTGGACATCCATTTTATAATTTAGAAGGTAAGGACAATATTGTAATGTTTTATACCAAAAGATATCCTGAACAACCTATGATTATTAAAGGTGCTGGTGCTGGTGCTGATGTAACGGCATCTGGTCTTTTTGCGGACATTATTAAAATAGCCAATAACTAA
- a CDS encoding 2TM domain-containing protein, which yields MEEKYKKSTKYRQAKKRVDELKGFYWHLAIYLIVNTFITANKVIRNYYNGETWSEAFWGFGTFAVWIFWGIGVVFHAFNVFGYPLILGKDWEERKIKKIMEEDENQMKRLK from the coding sequence ATGGAAGAAAAATATAAGAAAAGCACTAAATACAGACAAGCTAAGAAGCGGGTTGATGAGCTAAAAGGATTCTATTGGCATTTAGCTATTTATTTGATTGTCAATACATTTATAACTGCAAATAAAGTAATTAGAAATTATTATAATGGTGAAACATGGAGCGAAGCCTTTTGGGGTTTTGGCACTTTTGCCGTATGGATTTTTTGGGGTATAGGTGTTGTTTTTCATGCCTTTAATGTTTTTGGTTATCCTTTGATTTTAGGTAAAGATTGGGAAGAACGAAAAATCAAAAAAATTATGGAAGAAGATGAGAATCAAATGAAAAGATTAAAATAA